Proteins from one Leptospira wolffii serovar Khorat str. Khorat-H2 genomic window:
- a CDS encoding YqaA family protein — translation MKSESTEISNSTEKILAQLLKQTLVASVVLFLVVLVLARFFSDQVVWAAEAFLNFTGVAGVGLSILVADSVHVFLPPDTFLILAVAAKMPDFWVIFFASAGSLLGGICSYSQGKFLLPKLDAFTKFVRNHEEKLEVYVKRFGFWAVVLGALTPLPYSWTSVAAGAMGMKFRLFFLAALFRIPRFYIYYYLIKGGWIAG, via the coding sequence TTGAAATCCGAATCCACCGAAATCAGTAATTCCACAGAGAAAATACTCGCCCAACTATTAAAACAAACCTTAGTGGCGAGCGTAGTATTATTCCTAGTCGTTCTGGTCTTAGCGCGCTTCTTTAGCGACCAAGTAGTCTGGGCCGCCGAAGCCTTTTTGAACTTCACAGGAGTCGCGGGAGTCGGACTTTCCATTCTAGTTGCGGATTCGGTGCATGTGTTTCTTCCTCCGGACACTTTTTTGATTCTGGCGGTCGCTGCAAAAATGCCCGATTTCTGGGTGATCTTCTTTGCTTCCGCAGGTTCCTTGTTGGGAGGAATTTGTTCCTACTCTCAAGGAAAGTTCCTACTTCCTAAATTGGATGCGTTTACTAAATTCGTGCGAAATCACGAAGAAAAACTGGAAGTGTATGTGAAGCGTTTCGGATTCTGGGCCGTCGTACTCGGGGCTCTGACTCCTTTGCCGTATTCTTGGACTTCGGTGGCGGCCGGAGCCATGGGTATGAAATTTCGACTTTTTTTCTTAGCGGCTCTATTTCGTATTCCTCGTTTCTATATCTATTACTATCTAATCAAAGGCGGGTGGATCGCAGGCTAG